In the genome of Moorena sp. SIOASIH, the window AGCTGTGAAAGAGGCAGATTCTGCCTATAGCTTAGTAAAAGCAGTGAGAATCTTGGCTAATGCCCATATAGAAGCTGCAATCCCCACTTTAATTGCAGTTTTTAGCTACAATAACCCAGGTGCAGCAGAATTAGCTGCCGGTGGGGTAGTGCGATTCGGGAAAACAGCAGTAGCGCAATTGCTAAACCTAATTGATGACTATAACTACGGAGGTAGAGCCTGGGCAATCCGTGCACTATCAGGAATTGGCGATCCTAGAGCCTTCGATACCTTAATCGAAGCTGCTGAAACTGACTTTTCTATGAGCGTCCGTCGAGCTGCTACAAAAGGTCTGGGCAATTTGGACTGGGAGGATATGCCTAAAGATAAAATTCCTGCTGCCCAAGAGCAAGCTTTTAAAACACTACTGCTAACCTGCCAAGACTCCGA includes:
- a CDS encoding HEAT repeat domain-containing protein gives rise to the protein MTNTTREQELIRAVKEADSAYSLVKAVRILANAHIEAAIPTLIAVFSYNNPGAAELAAGGVVRFGKTAVAQLLNLIDDYNYGGRAWAIRALSGIGDPRAFDTLIEAAETDFSMSVRRAATKGLGNLDWEDMPKDKIPAAQEQAFKTLLLTCQDSEWVVRYSSVVGLQGLATAVVVTYPELAESIKTHLAQMFKTETDLTVRTRIQLAIEQLG